A genomic region of Vitis vinifera cultivar Pinot Noir 40024 chromosome 7, ASM3070453v1 contains the following coding sequences:
- the LOC132252547 gene encoding uncharacterized protein LOC132252547, with protein MESSRSKKGSSQAACHCICWKCSNFNPSVRTQNCPDLYPLVIHGIVSGKKNIVLLPMENRHSHVYQLLLNINILKDILYLVEWMIKGKVHCILLQCLLIIVFALSLCCIWEIKWYKEDLVQKGGQCLASKANSCPVVATLIATVAFTTSAAVPGGTNKTALHIFTIS; from the exons ATGGAATCCAGTCGCAGCAAAAAGGGTTCCAGCCAGGCGGCATGTCACTGCATATGCTGGAAATGTAGCAACTTCAATCCATCAGTAAGGACACAGAACTGCCCTGATCTTTACCCCTTGGTCATTCATGGCATTGTCTCAGGGAAGAAGAACATAGTGTTACTACCGATGGAGAATAGGCATTCCCATGTGTATCAGCTTTTACTGAATATAAATATTCTGAAAGATATACTGTATTTGGTGGAGTGGATGATAAAGGGAAAAGTGCATTGCATCTTGCTGCAATGTTTACTGATTATCGTCTTCGCTCTCTCCTTATGCTGCATATGGGAAATCAAGTGGTATAAG GAAGATCTGGTACAAAAGGGTGGACAATGTCTGGCTAGCAAAGCCAATTCATGCCCGGTGGTGGCTACTCTCATTGCAACCGTTGCCTTCACCACATCAGCAGCTGTACCAGGAGGCACCAATAAAACAGCACTTCATATCTTTACAATTTCGTGA
- the LOC109122004 gene encoding uncharacterized protein LOC109122004, which translates to MAENIGSTKNDEVRRKLFDWAMQGKWDEAMKLYKQHLWLRSEKITKDGDTALHIAVRDRQEWVVGEMVKLVTTPEQNEGVLKSQNDKKNTPLHLAASIGNVSMCECFTKEHNDLVGICNEDGENPLFLAARHGKIKAFNCLLPKALELSVAFKTDHIHCRNKKGETILHCAIDEGHFKLAFLIIERYEDLCSKYDEKGVSPLHLLASQPTAFRSGTYLGLIDKIIYHCTFVLPPGFGDAEKSDDPAERQTLVKLLPVLWNNIKGLFFLIITFIKICINPSGAEKAENARTTLDEETPEQAIPKQGSASTPGQGAHEHSKEDEKKVGLSQLPDDLRNFPMNYDTCFNFIRLLIQAILIPLGIGRSYIKKIQKKKEKNFFSAKILEKLLDKGKGRWYDSTGKDPLYKDRTILYEKEQLGDTGPSGLPLNTPDIHTESPKEGTSEDEFSKVMHKLLEEAQRPGGLIRKLFEQEVQTNRSPTVNDRNQKSNKEDSNWSPMETMCKAISQAAKKLGDELLSEIENKNQEKGKLWTPILIAAKNGIKEMVESILICSPMAIHDVSPEKKNVVLLAVENRHPHVYKVLLKNVNNMTDSVFGAVDNNGNSALHLAAMFTDNKPWLTPGASLQMQWEVKWFEYVKKSMRPNFFPALNNDKESPQQIFTDKHKDLVQKGGEWLSSTATSCSVVSTLIATVAFATSTTLPGGNKEITGMPVLELKPAFHLFAISSLVALCSSITSTIMFLAILTSRNQEKDFARYLPGKLLVGLTTLFVSILAVLVSFCSAHFFVLQKDLRMYALPIYVATCLPVTLFAIAQLPLYVDLIWVTFSKVPQPPLEDNA; encoded by the exons ATGGCAGAAAACATTGGGTCTACAAAGAACGATGAAGTTAGGAGAAAATTATTCGACTGGGCCATGCAAGGCAAGTGGGATGAAGCGATGAAACTATACAAGCAACACCTCTGGCTCCGTTCCGAAAAGATCACCAAAGACGGCGACACAGCACTGCACATAGCTGTCCGGGATCGCCAAGAATGGGTTGTTGGAGAAATGGTTAAGCTTGTTACTACTCCTGAACAAAATGAGGGTGTTCTAAAATCACAAAACGACAAAAAGAACACCCCTCTCCATTTGGCAGCATCGATAGGTAATGTTTCAATGTGCGAATGCTTCACTAAGGAGCACAATGATCTTGTAGGTATTTGTAATGAAGATGGGGAAAACCCCCTCTTCTTGGCAGCTCGCCATGGTAAGATAAAGGCTTTCAATTGCCTCCTACCTAAAGCTTTGGAATTAAGTGTTGCCTTCAAAACCGACCATATCCACTGTAGGAACAAAAAAGGCGAAACAATTCTTCATTGTGCCATTGATGAAGGACACTTCA AATTGGCATTTCTAATAATCGAAAGATATGAAGATCTCTGTAGCAAATATGATGAGAAAGGAGTCAGCCCTCTCCATCTCCTGGCAAGTCAGCCTACTGCATTCAGAAGTGGAACTTACCTCGGCCTGATTGACAAAATCATTTATCATT GTACATTTGTCCTTCCACCGGGTTTTGGAGATGCAGAGAAATCTGATGATCCAGCAGAGAGGCAAACACTTGTGAAATTGTTGCCAGTGCTTTGGAACAACATCAAAGGACTGTTTTTCCTTATAATCACATTTATCAAAATATGCATTAATCCTTCAGGTGCAGAAAAAGCAGAAAACGCTAGGACAACTTTAGACGAGGAGACGCCCGAACAGGCCATCCCTAAACAAGGGTCGGCTTCCACCCCTGGTCAAG GTGCTCATGAGCACAGTAAAGAGGATGAAAAAAAGGTGGGGTTGAGTCAACTTCCAGATGATCTACGTAATTTTCCAATGAACTATGATACTTGCTTCAACTTCATCAGGCTTCTAATCCAAGCAATTCTCATACCCTTGGGAATAG GGCGaagttatataaaaaagatacagaagaagaaagagaagaactTTTTTTCTGctaagatcttggaaaaactaCTTGACAAAGGTAAAGGCAGATGGTATGATAGCACTGGGAAAGATCCCCTATACAAGGACAGAACAATCCTTTACGAGAAGGAACAATTGGGGGACACTGGACCGTCGGGTTTGCCACTTAATACACCTGATATACACACGGAAAGCCCCAAAGAAG GGACAAGTGAAGATGAGTTTAGTAAGGTCATGCACAAACTACTCGAAGAAGCTCAAAGACCGGGTGGCCTCATACGCAAGCTATTTGAGCAAGAAGTTCAAACAAATAGATCACCTACAGTAAATGACAGGAACCAAAAAAGTAACAAGGAGG ATTCAAATTGGTCTCCAATGGAAACAATGTGTAAAGCCATCAGCCAAGCTGCGAAAAAATTGGGTGATGAGCTTCTTTCGGAAATTGAGaataaaaatcaagagaaaggaaaattgtgGACACCTATATTAATTGCAGCAAAGAATGGTATCAAGGAAATGGTGGAGAGCATTCTTATCTGTTCCCCCATGGCCATTCATGACGTGAGCCCAGAGAAGAAGAACGTAGTATTATTGGCCGTGGAGAACAGGCATCCCCATGTGTATAAGGTTTTACTGAAGAATGTGAATAACATGACCGATAGTGTATTTGGTGCAGTGGATAATAATGGGAACAGTGCGTTGCATCTCGCTGCGATGTTTACTGATAATAAGCCTTGGCTTACTCCTGGTGCTTCATTGCAAATGCAGTGGGAAGTCAAGTGGTTTGAG TATGTGAAGAAGTCCATGCGACCAAATTTCTTCCCCGCCCTCAACAATGATAAAGAGTCCCCACAGCAGATTTTCACAGATAAGCACAAAGATCTGGTGCAGAAGGGTGGAGAATGGCTAAGCAGTACAGCCACTTCGTGCTCTGTAGTGTCTACACTCATTGCGACCGTCGCCTTCGCCACATCAACGACTTTGCCTGGTGGCAACAAGGAAATTACTGGAATGCCCGTTCTTGAGCTGAAGCCTGCATTTCATCTGTTTGCAATTTCATCACTTGTTGCTCTTTGTTCTTCAATCACCTCCACTATCATGTTTCTTGCCATCCTCACATCCAGGAATCAAGAAAAAGACTTTGCCAGGTACCTGCCCGGAAAGCTTTTGGTTGGATTAACAACTCTTTTTGTGTCCATATTGGCAGTTTTGGTCTCCTTCTGCTCTGCCCACTTCTTTGTGCTCCAAAAAGATCTCAGAATGTATGCACTTCCAATATATGTAGCAACGTGCTTGCCAGTAACTCTTTTTGCCATAGCCCAGCTTCCATTATACGTTGATCTCATATGGGTTACTTTCAGCAAAGTGCCTCAGCCTCCTTTGGAGGACAATGCCTAG